One Dictyoglomus thermophilum H-6-12 DNA window includes the following coding sequences:
- a CDS encoding ABC transporter ATP-binding protein has translation MKEDFDFLIPKKEDISFSKLKILLPYFKIHLGNFIIASIFLIISSFITIPVPYLTKIVIDKVLLGSKNAKLLVNLVIIMAILHIARSVFSGITQYLFTKLNQEIIATLKSELFKKILKLPFSFYDQAQTGYLLSRIGEIEGLGFFFSSTLVSQLIRLGEFIFALFMLFYLNWKLTLIALSILPFYYLGLKPLSQRITYITKDLLESSAKLMGKVEERISGAEVIKLFATEEREAMEIEKGFKEISRKNILQSIIFTLFSEFNITLIALGGLLILWRGGLDIINGSFTLGSYIAFTSYVQRLYGPIQSLATFNFTIYPALVSLKRVTEIMEMAKEEEGEITINKLREGISFVNVSFSYDGKNKVLENINLDIKVGEKVAIVGPNGSGKTTLIRLLLRMYKPLEGKIFIDGIDLDKIKLSSLREKIGIVSQNIFLFNDTVRNNISYANPNISDNEINNLLKEIDLYHFFMEGFPNGLDTIIGERGVRISGGQKKVIAFLRAILKNPEILILDEATSEIDTRVEEKIFKFIKEKMKDTTCVIITPKDLPKETFINKIVYLENGKIVNIVTMI, from the coding sequence ATGAAAGAGGATTTTGATTTCCTTATTCCAAAGAAAGAAGATATTTCCTTCTCAAAACTTAAAATATTGTTACCTTATTTTAAAATTCATCTTGGTAATTTTATAATTGCAAGTATATTTCTTATAATCTCGTCCTTTATTACAATTCCTGTTCCCTATTTAACAAAGATAGTAATCGATAAGGTTTTATTAGGAAGTAAAAATGCAAAATTACTTGTTAATTTAGTCATTATTATGGCAATTCTTCACATAGCAAGAAGTGTATTCTCTGGTATTACCCAATATCTTTTTACAAAATTAAACCAAGAAATTATAGCAACTTTAAAAAGTGAGTTATTTAAAAAGATTTTGAAACTACCTTTCTCTTTTTACGATCAAGCTCAAACAGGCTATCTTTTAAGCAGAATTGGAGAAATAGAAGGATTAGGATTCTTCTTCTCTTCTACATTAGTAAGCCAATTAATAAGATTAGGAGAATTTATTTTTGCTCTTTTTATGCTCTTTTATCTCAATTGGAAATTAACCTTAATCGCTCTTTCAATTTTACCCTTTTATTATCTAGGTCTTAAACCCTTGTCTCAAAGAATTACATATATCACAAAAGATCTTTTAGAATCCTCTGCTAAATTAATGGGGAAAGTAGAAGAAAGAATTTCAGGAGCAGAAGTAATTAAACTTTTTGCTACAGAGGAAAGAGAGGCTATGGAAATTGAAAAGGGATTTAAAGAAATTAGCAGAAAGAACATTCTACAAAGTATAATCTTTACATTATTCTCAGAATTTAATATCACTCTTATTGCTTTGGGCGGACTTCTTATCCTATGGAGAGGAGGTTTAGATATAATAAATGGATCCTTTACTTTAGGAAGTTATATTGCTTTCACATCCTATGTGCAGAGACTTTATGGTCCTATTCAAAGTTTAGCTACTTTTAATTTTACTATTTATCCAGCTCTTGTCTCTTTAAAAAGAGTTACTGAAATTATGGAGATGGCAAAAGAAGAAGAAGGCGAAATAACAATTAATAAGTTAAGAGAAGGAATATCTTTTGTTAATGTTTCCTTTTCCTATGATGGAAAAAATAAAGTTTTAGAAAATATAAACTTAGATATAAAAGTGGGAGAAAAAGTCGCAATAGTAGGTCCTAATGGTAGTGGAAAAACTACTCTAATCCGACTGCTTCTTAGAATGTATAAACCTTTGGAAGGAAAAATTTTTATAGACGGTATCGACTTAGATAAAATAAAGCTTTCCTCTTTAAGAGAAAAAATTGGAATTGTTTCCCAAAACATCTTCTTATTTAATGATACTGTTAGAAATAACATTTCCTATGCAAATCCCAACATCTCTGACAATGAGATAAATAATCTCCTAAAAGAGATAGATTTATATCACTTTTTTATGGAAGGATTCCCAAATGGGCTTGATACCATAATAGGAGAAAGAGGAGTAAGAATATCGGGAGGACAAAAGAAGGTGATTGCTTTTCTTAGAGCTATATTAAAAAATCCTGAAATTCTCATACTTGACGAGGCAACCTCTGAAATAGATACAAGGGTAGAAGAAAAGATATTTAAATTTATAAAAGAAAAGATGAAAGATACAACTTGTGTTATCATTACTCCTAAGGATTTACCTAAGGAAACCTTTATAAATAAAATTGTTTACTTGGAGAATGGAAAAATCGTAAATATAGTAACAATGATATAA